A single region of the Vicia villosa cultivar HV-30 ecotype Madison, WI linkage group LG4, Vvil1.0, whole genome shotgun sequence genome encodes:
- the LOC131596061 gene encoding probable 6-phosphogluconolactonase 4, chloroplastic translates to MSFLTTLSNSCTLQSSLFCAQKPNPLSLKTSILPTHVGNKIVYQPLRHNKVFSRNRSVGKIEASLKWEKGYKNVEVFSKEHLAVSLAYDVAQLSTKFTRERGAFTVALSGGSLIKYLRKLVDSPYAETIDWSKWHVFWADERVVPKDDLESNYKLAKDGFLSKVPIPPLNVYSIDDSLPADGAADTYETTLRRLVTSNVIASTNGLPKFDLMLLGMGPDGHVASLFPGHPLLNEDKKWVSFLNDSPKQPPKRITFTFPVINASSNVAMVVTGAGKSTAVYTALEDDAKTVELPVEKVSPYEGELKWYLDKGAASKLFKE, encoded by the exons atgtcATTCTTAACAACTTTGTCAAATTCATGCACTCTCCAAAGTAGTTTATTTTGTGCACAAAAACCAAATCCACTATCACTAAAGACATCAATTTTACCAACCCATGTTGGGAACAAAATTGTTTATCAACCTCTAAGGCATAATAAAGTGTTTTCACGCAATAGGAGTGTGGGGAAAATAGAGGCATCACTTAAGTGGGAAAAGGGTTATAAGAATGTTGAGGTTTTCAGTAAGGAACACCTTGCTGTGTCCTTGGCATATGATGTTGCTCAACTTTCTACCAAGTTTACCAGAGAAAGAGGTGCTTTCACGGTTGCTTTGTCTGGTGGATCATTGATCAAGTACCTTAG GAAATTGGTTGATTCTCCATATGCTGAAACCATAGATTGGTCAAAATGGCATGTTTTCTGGGCTGATGAGAGAGTTGTCCCAAAAGATGACTTAGAAAGTAACTATAAGCTTGCCAAAGATGGATTTCTCTCCAAG GTGCCAATTCCTCCTCTCAATGTTTATTCTATTGATGATTCCCTGCCAGCTGATGGAGCAGCAGATACTTATGAGACAACCCTAAGACGCTTGGTTACTAGCAATGTGATAGCCTCAACCAATGGGTTACCAAAATTTGATCTCATGCTCCTAGGTATGGGTCCAGATGGACATGTTGCATCTTTATTCCCAGGTCATCCTCTTCTCAATGAGGATAAGAAGTGGGTTTCTTTCCTCAATGACTCGCCAAAACAACCACCGAAGAGAATCACTTTCACATTTCCGGTGATCAATGCTTCTTCCAATGTAGCAATGGTGGTTACCGGAGCAGGTAAATCAACAGCAGTTTACACTGCACTTGAGGATGATGCAAAAACTGTTGAGTTGCCTGTTGAAAAGGTTTCACCTTATGAAGGGGAACTGAAATGGTACTTAGACAAAGGTGCTGCTTCAAAACTGTTCAAGGAGTAG
- the LOC131596060 gene encoding polycomb group protein FIE1 → MVKSFGLGSEPVSGILIPSKKREYRVTNRLQEGKRPLYAVVFNFIDSRYFNVFATVGGNRVTIYHCLEGGVIAVLQSYVDEDKDESFYTVSWACNPNGSPYVVAGGINGIIRVIDAGNEKIHKSFVGHGDSINEIRTQSLRPSLVISASKDESVRLWNVHTGVCILIFAGAGGHRNEVLSVDFHPSDIFKIASCGMDNTVKIWSMKDFWSYVEQSFTWTDIPSKFPTKYVQFPVFNASVHSNYVDCTRWLGDFILSKSVDNEIVLWEPKVKEQAPGEGSVDVLQKYPVPECDIWFIKFSCDFHYNAAAIGNREGKILVWELQSSPPILIAKLSHAQSKSPIRQTAVSFDGSTILSCCEDGTIWRWDDFANSEAA, encoded by the exons ATGGTGAAGTCGTTTGGTTTGGGATCTGAACCAGTGTCTGGTATCTTGATTCCTTCGAAGAAGAGAGAGTATAGAGTCACCAATCGCCTCCAAGAGGGCAAGCGTCCTCTATATGCTGTCGTTTTCAACTTCATCGACTCCCGCTACTTCAACGTTTTCGCCACTGTTGGTGGCAATCGG GTTACTATTTATCATTGCCTTGAAGGAGGAGTTATTGCTGTACTGCAGTCTTATGTAGATGAAGAT AAGGATGAATCTTTTTACACAGTGAGCTGGGCTTGCAATCCTAATGGTTCTCCATATGTTGTGGCTGGAGGAATCAATGGTATAATTCGGGTCATTGATGCAGGCAATGAGAAGATACATAAG AGTTTTGTTGGCCATGGGGACTCCATAAATGAAATCAGGACTCAATCGTTGAGGCCATCACTTGTAATATCTGCCAGCAAA GATGAATCTGTTCGGTTATGGAATGTTCACACTGGAGTATGCATTTTGATATTTGCTGGAGCTGGTGGACACCGTAATGAAGTCTTAAGTGTC GATTTTCATCCATCAGATATATTTAAGATTGCCAGTTGTGGCATGGATAATACTGTAAAAATATGGTCTATGAAGG ATTTCTGGAGCTATGTAGAGCAATCATTCACATGGACAGATATCCCTTCTAAGTTTCCTACAAAATATGTCCAATTTCCT GTATTCAATGCGTCAGTTCATTCAAATTACGTTGATTGTACTAGATGGTTGGGTGATTTTATCCTCTCAAAG AGTGTTGACAATGAAATTGTCTTGTGGGAACCTAAAGTGAAGGAACAGGCTCCAGGGGAG GGGTCAGTCGACGTACTTCAGAAATACCCTGTTCCTGAGTGTGATATATGGTTCATCAAATTTTCCTGTGATTTCCATTACAATGCAGCTGCAATAG GCAATAGGGAAGGGAAAATTCTTGTTTGGGAATTGCAGTCAAGTCCTCCCATTCTTATTGCAAA GTTGTCGCATGCTCAATCCAAATCTCCAATCAGGCAGACAGCTGTGTCCTTTGATGGAAG TACTATTTTAAGTTGCTGCGAGGATGGGACAATATGGCGCTGGGATGACTTTGCAAACTCCGAAGCTGCTTAA